In Deltaproteobacteria bacterium, the sequence TGAAAATCTTATCGGCGTCTATTCAGCAAATGAATACCTTACAAGATTAAATCTGATGCGGGCATATCAATTCCCTGAATACGACACGCCGATACTTAACGGCAAAAAGGTGGTTGTTGTCGGCGGCGGCAATACTGCAATGGATTCTGCAAGAACAGCATTAAGGTTATGTCCGGAAGAGGTAACGATTGTTTACCGCCGTTCAAAAGAGGAGATGCCGGCAAGGATAGAAGAAATCCATCACGGCGAAGAAGAGGGGCTGAAATTCAATCTGCTTACAAACCCTGTCCGATTTATAGGTGATGACGAAGGTAAACTCAAGAAGGTAGAATGTATAAGGATGGAACTCGGCGAACCTGATGAATCAGGCAGGAGAAGACCTATCCCTGTTAATGGTTCTGAATTTACAATAGATGTAGATATTGCAATAATAGCCGTTGGCAATGGCGCAAATCCGCTTATACCTCATACAACCCCTGATTTAAAGGTGAACAAGTGGGGGAACATAACCATTGACTACGATACAGGCAAAACAAACAAGAAGGGCGTATTTTCAGGGGGCGATATTGTCAGAGGCGGTGCAACCGTTATTCTGGCAATGGGCGACGGAAGGCGCGCTGCCAATTCAATCCATGAATACTTAGAAACAGGTTTAAGGGGACAGTCCCTATTCTACTAAACTGTCATACCCGTCTTTTTCTTATCCGACATGGTCAGGTAATCAATCATCATGAGTTCCGCTATAACGGACACTTTGATATAGATATAACTGACATCGGTGTCCGCCAGATGGAAAACCTTGCTGACTTTCTTGCACATGAACCTATTACTGCCATCTATTCCAGCGACCTGCAGAGGGCTGTAAAGGGTGCTGACATAGTTGGCAGGAGGCTTGGCATTAAACCAGTAAAGATGCATGAATTCAGGGAACTGTCTTTGGGCAGATGGGAAGGACTTACAAGAGAAGAGGGGGCAGAGAGGTTTCCTGAAGAGGCAGGGTTCAGGTTTAGGGATTTGGCAATTTCAAAGGTTCAGGGCGGGGAGAGTTTACAGGATTTAAAAAATCGTGTAGTCCCAAAACTAAACGAGATTTTAAATAGACATAGAGATGAAGCAGTTTGTTTGGTTGCCCATGGTGGTGTCAACAGGGTAATCTTATGTGATGCAATGGGACTGCCTATGGAAAACTTTTTCAGGATTGAGCAGGACTACGGCTGTCTGAATATCATTGACTATTTTGAGGACGGTGGGGACAGATTTCAAATCTGTCCCCAAGTAAAACTATTAAACGGCGGTCCAAATCAGGAACTTCAAAAGACTAAGATTTACTGACCCACCTTTTTGCTTCCTAAAAAATTTTCATATCTTTAATCTTTTCTTAATCTTTCTTCTTTTATAATCATGCCCAAAATCCTATTTAGGATTTTGGGGATATGATTATTTATAGGAGGACAAGATGAATACTGCTACAATAAAAAAGTTTCACAAATATGCAGGTATCAGTTTTTCCATACTAATACTTACCATATCTGCAACAGGGATACTCCTGAATCATGATAAGGTCTTTTCAAGTAAAGGGGATAGGAAGGGGATGAAGGGTCTTATCTTTGAAAAGAAGGGCAAGATAGACCCCAACCTTGCCTTTGATTCCCTTCCTGTGTCTTTAGAAAAGGCAGTTTCAACAGCCCTGTCTACAGGGGTGAAGGATAAACTTGAGAAGGTGGAAATCAAGAACGAGTTTGGAGGGATAGTTTACAAGGTCAAGTTTGCAGATATAGGAAAGACAGAGGTGATAGTGGATGCTAATTCAGGTGAGGTTATTTATGTCTTTGGCAAGAAGCCAGAAAAGATAGCCAAAGACCTCCACACAGGGAAGTTCTTTGGTGAGGCATGGATGCTCTTAAGCGACATCACAGGGTTAGCCATGATAGTTTTGAGTCTTACAGGACTCTATATGTGGCTTAAAACACGAATGGCAAATAAAGACAAAGGAGGAAGATTATGAGTGTGCATCTTAAAAAGACTATCCTTGCCTTAAGTATCGTGGTAATGCTTATACTTGGGGTATTTCTTGCTAACACAGCCTATACAGCCTTTAATCACAAGGCTGTATCAGGATATGCACTTGATGGGAAACACGTGCAGGCAAAGTGTAATTCATGTCATGTTGAAGGTAAGGATTATAAGGGGGCACCTAAATTTTTCGGATTAACAAAGAGAGAGCAACTATGACCCTGGTTAGAGGATTCATCCCTGCCTTTCTGTTTCTTATCTCTATAAATACCATTGTGTATGGAGGAGATTTGAGCATCCCTAAAGCATGGGAGTATCAACTTGGGAATGGGTTAAGGGTTGCAGACACAGGTTTCAGGCTTGGTGGATATGCCAGTATGAAATATAATGACCCGAGTGGTCAGGATAGGAAACTTGTCTTTGATGACTTAAGCCTGTTTGTATTTGGAGATATAACCGAGAGGATTAGACTTTTTTCTGAATGGGAGGATGCCCATTTCTTTGAGATAGATGCAAATGGCAGATCAAGGTTCACCCACCACGGACAACTGGAGAGACTTTATCTTGATTACCTTTTTTCAGATACCTTTAAAATCAGGGCAGGGAAGTTTTTAACCCCTGTTGGCACATGGAATGAAATCCATGCAGACCCCCTTACATGGACAGTATCAAGACCCCTTGTAACCCTTCTTGCATTTCCTGAATATACAACAGGCATTCAGTTTTATGGTGATTCCACATTTGATAATGAGGAGTTTGGCTATTCTATCTTCTTTCAGAATAACGAGAGTATAAATGAGACGACTGGTTTCAGAAAAACCCACCTAATATATGGCGGGAAGATAAAGTGGTTTGGAAGGTCAGGACTAGAGGCAGCGATTCCGCTTCTTTACTATACAGAATACCGCACAGATAACAGGATATATCTTACGGGTCTGGATATCCTCTATAAGAAGAGATGGTTTGAAATCATGGGTGAGGCAACATACAGCCGTGTGGACACAAGGGCTGGCAGCGATTCAAAGGAATATGGTTATTATCTCCAAGGTGTCTATGCCTTGACCGAAAGGTTGTTCCTCATTGGCAGACACGAATATATGAACAGCAGAACAGATGGAGGAGAACTGAGGGTAATAACCATTGGCAGCGCGTATAAACCTGTCCCTCAGGTTGTATTTAAAATAGAATATCAGATTAGAAGCGGTGATTTAAGGTTTGATGATATAGATGTTGATAACGGTGAGCAATTTCTTGCCTCATTTTCTATCCTCTTTTAACGATGAAGGTATGTCTGATATTAGGGATTGTTATAGTGTTGATATTTACCCCTGCGGTCTTGAGGGCTGGGGATGATACAATTGTTGTAATATCTCTGGTCAAACCAAATGAGAAAATCACAGCAGGTATGCTTAAGGGCATATACCTTAAAAAGAAGGTTTTCTGGAAGGATGAAATGAGGATAATCCCTG encodes:
- a CDS encoding FAD-dependent oxidoreductase codes for the protein REHGEVSIPIIPKWTGKKVAVVGAGPAGLTVAGDLIKKGHKVTVFEALHTAGGVLMYGIPEFRLPKKIVQAEVEYLKKMGVEIVCNAVIGKLDTIDELLANGYGAVFIGTGAGLPVFMNIPGENLIGVYSANEYLTRLNLMRAYQFPEYDTPILNGKKVVVVGGGNTAMDSARTALRLCPEEVTIVYRRSKEEMPARIEEIHHGEEEGLKFNLLTNPVRFIGDDEGKLKKVECIRMELGEPDESGRRRPIPVNGSEFTIDVDIAIIAVGNGANPLIPHTTPDLKVNKWGNITIDYDTGKTNKKGVFSGGDIVRGGATVILAMGDGRRAANSIHEYLETGLRGQSLFY
- a CDS encoding histidine phosphatase family protein codes for the protein MLLNCHTRLFLIRHGQVINHHEFRYNGHFDIDITDIGVRQMENLADFLAHEPITAIYSSDLQRAVKGADIVGRRLGIKPVKMHEFRELSLGRWEGLTREEGAERFPEEAGFRFRDLAISKVQGGESLQDLKNRVVPKLNEILNRHRDEAVCLVAHGGVNRVILCDAMGLPMENFFRIEQDYGCLNIIDYFEDGGDRFQICPQVKLLNGGPNQELQKTKIY
- a CDS encoding PepSY domain-containing protein, whose product is MNTATIKKFHKYAGISFSILILTISATGILLNHDKVFSSKGDRKGMKGLIFEKKGKIDPNLAFDSLPVSLEKAVSTALSTGVKDKLEKVEIKNEFGGIVYKVKFADIGKTEVIVDANSGEVIYVFGKKPEKIAKDLHTGKFFGEAWMLLSDITGLAMIVLSLTGLYMWLKTRMANKDKGGRL
- a CDS encoding outer membrane beta-barrel protein yields the protein MSIPKAWEYQLGNGLRVADTGFRLGGYASMKYNDPSGQDRKLVFDDLSLFVFGDITERIRLFSEWEDAHFFEIDANGRSRFTHHGQLERLYLDYLFSDTFKIRAGKFLTPVGTWNEIHADPLTWTVSRPLVTLLAFPEYTTGIQFYGDSTFDNEEFGYSIFFQNNESINETTGFRKTHLIYGGKIKWFGRSGLEAAIPLLYYTEYRTDNRIYLTGLDILYKKRWFEIMGEATYSRVDTRAGSDSKEYGYYLQGVYALTERLFLIGRHEYMNSRTDGGELRVITIGSAYKPVPQVVFKIEYQIRSGDLRFDDIDVDNGEQFLASFSILF